The following coding sequences lie in one Clupea harengus chromosome 23, Ch_v2.0.2, whole genome shotgun sequence genomic window:
- the LOC105894332 gene encoding interferon-inducible GTPase 5-like, translating to MADQQEEEVNRLENVTLNIAVAGENGAGKSSFVNAVRDLKDTDEGAAPTGVTETTMEPTMYPHPTLPNVNLWDLPGVGGPDFKAENYMTDVKYQNFDFFIIVSAGRFMENDSMLANKIKENNKNVYFVRTKIDFDVTQEEKKGVTEEATLQKIRNNCHENLRTLGPPPVFLITSSNLERFDFPELVNTLERNLPNNKRDALVMSLPVYSQQCLDQKYNTFKKAVWAVAITSGAIAAAPVPGLSTACDIAMIASFLTKCYYSFGLNDKALERLSQRVNKPILAMVRGSALVRAIAEESSLATKVAARLGAAGVIETLCIFVPFAGNIAAAGISFVTTRSVLLEGVNELYSVAKRVIEMAEIN from the coding sequence ATGGCTGATCAACAGGAAGAAGAGGTTAATAGGTTAGAGAATGTCACTCTCAACATTGCTGTGGCAGGGGAGAATGGGGCAGGAAAGTCCTCCTTCGTTAATGCCGTCAGAGATCTTAAAGATACTGATGAAGGAGCTGCACCCACTGGAGTCACAGAAACCACCATGGAGCCCACCATGTACCCCCACCCAACCCTGCCCAATGTGAACTTATGGGACCTGCCAGGTGTAGGGGGCCCAGATTTCAAAGCAGAAAACTACATGACAGATGTCAAATACCAAAACTTCGACTTCTTTATCATAGTAAGTGCAGGAAGATTCATGGAAAATGACAGCATGCTGGCAAATAAAATCAAGGAAAATAACAAGAATGTCTACTTTGTTCGCACAAAGATTGACTTTGATGTTACacaagaagagaaaaagggagtAACAGAGGAGGCAACACTTCAGAAAATAAGGAACAACTGTCATGAAAATCTCAGAACATTGGGACCCCCTCCTGTCTTCCTCATTACATCCAGTAACCTGGAAAGGTTTGACTTCCCGGAACTAGTAAATACTCTGGAGAGAAACCTTCCAAATAACAAGAGAGATGCTCTGGTTATGAGTTTGCCTGTTTATTCCCAGCAGTGTCTTGaccaaaaatacaatacattcaaGAAAGCAGTATGGGCTGTGGCCATCACATCAGGTGCCATAGCGGCAGCCCCAGTACCAGGGCTATCAACTGCATGTGATATTGCCATGATAGCGTCTTTCCTAACCAAATGCTACTATTCATTTGGTCTCAATGATAAAGCCCTTGAAAGGTTGTCTCAGAGAGTAAACAAGCCAATATTGGCAATGGTTAGAGGATCAGCACTTGTCAGGGCGATTGCTGAAGAATCATCACTTGCAACAAAAGTGGCAGCAAGACTTGGGGCAGCAGGTGTAATTGAGACACTGTGCATCTTTGTGCCTTTTGCTGGCAATATAGCTGCAGCTGGAATATCGTTTGTTACCACACGATCTGTGCTCCTAGAAGGGGTGAATGAACTGTATAGTGTAGCCAAAAGGGTGATTGAAATGGCAGAAATAAACTGA